A portion of the Meriones unguiculatus strain TT.TT164.6M chromosome 14, Bangor_MerUng_6.1, whole genome shotgun sequence genome contains these proteins:
- the LOC110550749 gene encoding zinc finger protein 14 homolog isoform X1: MALAQMSVTFRDVAVDFSQEEWEFLDPAQKSLYRDVMWETYSNFLSLAGPSISEREMIALLGEGGKEPEVAVEGRRHCPGLESRFKTSSSSDRDVYEVRSLKWELVEKMKGLTPQASGLGRDWDCESGAERQGQPREGGLAQLKTTPEQAPLAERGLLSGCRRAGSGERAHACADCGRTFVRRSTLSQHVRVHTGEKPYRCRDCGQPFRQRAHLLRHRRLHTGERPHACADCGKAFAVPQELAQHRRLHTGEKPYACAACGRAFRVHQQLARHQRVHTGERPYACAACGRAFRQGTHLARHRRLHAPGRPPRCAGCGPDPRVPRESHPGARPHACADCGKAFRARRQLAAHRSVHTGERPHACADCGRAFRLRQQLLRHRGVHARQRPHACPECRKAFGSASQLAAHRSVHGGRRPHACADCGKAFRLPSQLAQHRSVHTGEKPHACADCGKPFRLPAQLAQHRSVHTGEKPHRCGDCGKAFRLHSFLAQHRRVHTGEKPYRCARCGRAFRQHSHLTQHHRTHSAA; the protein is encoded by the exons ATGGCCCTGGCCCAG ATGTCGGTGACGTTCAGGGATGTGGCTGTGGACTTCTCACAGGAAGAGTGGGAGTTCCTGGACCCTGCCCAGAAGAGCCTGTACAGGGACGTGATGTGGGAGACCTACAGCAATTTCCTCTCGCTGG cagGACCTTCCATTTCTGAGAGAGAGATGATTGCCTTACTGggtgaaggagggaaggagccTGAGGTGGCTGTAGAAGGGAGAAGACACTGTCCTG GTCTGGAGTCCCGATTCAAGACATCCTCGTCCTCAGACCGGGACGTTTACGAAGTACGTTCATTGAAGTGGGAGTTGGTGGAGAAAATGAAAGGCCTCACCCCGCAGGCTTCTGGCCTGGGACGCGACTGGGACTGTGAGAGCGGGGCTGAGCGGCAGGGGCAGCCGCGGGAGGGCGGCCTCGCGCAGTTGAAAACGACCCCCGAGCAGGCCCCGCTGGCAGAGCGCGGCCTCCTGTCCGGGTGTCGGAGGGCGGGGAGCGGGGAGAGGGCGCACGCGTGCGCGGACTGCGGCAGGACCTTCGTGCGCCGCTCGACGCTCAGCCAGCACGTGAGGGTGCACACGGGCGAGAAGCCGTACCGCTGCCGGGACTGCGGGCAGCCCTTCCGGCAGCGCGCGCACCTGCTCCGCCACCGGCGGCTGCACACCGGGGAGAGGCCGCACGCCTGCGCCGACTGCGGCAAGGCCTTCGCCGTGCCCCAGGAGCTCGCGCAGCACCGGCGGCTGCACACCGGGGAGAAGCCGTACGCCTGCGCGGCCTGCGGCCGGGCCTTCCGGGTGCACCAGCAGCTGGCCCGCCACCAGCGGGTCCACACCGGGGAGAGGCCGTACGCCTGCGCGGCCTGCGGCCGGGCCTTCCGCCAGGGCACGCACCTCGCCCGGCACCGGCGGCTGCACGCCCCCGGCAGGCCGCCCCGCTGCGCGGGCTGCGGCCCCGACCCGCGCGTCCCCCGGGAGAGCCACCCGGGCGCCAGGCCCCACGCGTGCGCCGACTGCGGCAAGGCCTTCCGCGCGCGCCGGCAGCTGGCCGCGCACCGGAGCGTGCACACCGGCGAGAGGCCGCACGCGTGCGCCGACTGCGGCAGGGCCTTCCGCCTGCGCCAGCAGCTGCTGCGCCACCGGGGCGTCCACGCCCGCCAGAGGCCCCACGCGTGCCCGGAGTGCCGGAAGGCCTTCGGCAGCGCCTCGCAGCTCGCCGCCCACCGCAGCGTGCACGGGGGCCGGCGGCCCCACGCCTGCGCCGACTGCGGCAAGGCCTTCCGCCTGCCCTCGCAGCTCGCGCAGCACCGCAGCGTGCACACGGGCGAGAAGCCCCACGCCTGCGCCGACTGCGGCAAGCCCTTCCGCCTGCCCGCGCAGCTCGCGCAGCACCGCAGCGTGCACACGGGCGAGAAGCCGCACCGCTGCGGGGACTGCGGCAAGGCCTTCCGCCTGCACTCGTTCCTCGCCCAGCACCGGAGGGTGCACACCGGGGAGAAGCCGTACCGCTGCGCGCGCTGCGGCCGGGCCTTCCGCCAGCACTCCCACCTCACCCAGCACCACAGGACCCACAGCGCCGCCTAG
- the LOC110550749 gene encoding zinc finger protein 14-like isoform X2, whose translation MALAQMSVTFRDVAVDFSQEEWEFLDPAQKSLYRDVMWETYSNFLSLGPSISEREMIALLGEGGKEPEVAVEGRRHCPGLESRFKTSSSSDRDVYEVRSLKWELVEKMKGLTPQASGLGRDWDCESGAERQGQPREGGLAQLKTTPEQAPLAERGLLSGCRRAGSGERAHACADCGRTFVRRSTLSQHVRVHTGEKPYRCRDCGQPFRQRAHLLRHRRLHTGERPHACADCGKAFAVPQELAQHRRLHTGEKPYACAACGRAFRVHQQLARHQRVHTGERPYACAACGRAFRQGTHLARHRRLHAPGRPPRCAGCGPDPRVPRESHPGARPHACADCGKAFRARRQLAAHRSVHTGERPHACADCGRAFRLRQQLLRHRGVHARQRPHACPECRKAFGSASQLAAHRSVHGGRRPHACADCGKAFRLPSQLAQHRSVHTGEKPHACADCGKPFRLPAQLAQHRSVHTGEKPHRCGDCGKAFRLHSFLAQHRRVHTGEKPYRCARCGRAFRQHSHLTQHHRTHSAA comes from the exons ATGGCCCTGGCCCAG ATGTCGGTGACGTTCAGGGATGTGGCTGTGGACTTCTCACAGGAAGAGTGGGAGTTCCTGGACCCTGCCCAGAAGAGCCTGTACAGGGACGTGATGTGGGAGACCTACAGCAATTTCCTCTCGCTGG GACCTTCCATTTCTGAGAGAGAGATGATTGCCTTACTGggtgaaggagggaaggagccTGAGGTGGCTGTAGAAGGGAGAAGACACTGTCCTG GTCTGGAGTCCCGATTCAAGACATCCTCGTCCTCAGACCGGGACGTTTACGAAGTACGTTCATTGAAGTGGGAGTTGGTGGAGAAAATGAAAGGCCTCACCCCGCAGGCTTCTGGCCTGGGACGCGACTGGGACTGTGAGAGCGGGGCTGAGCGGCAGGGGCAGCCGCGGGAGGGCGGCCTCGCGCAGTTGAAAACGACCCCCGAGCAGGCCCCGCTGGCAGAGCGCGGCCTCCTGTCCGGGTGTCGGAGGGCGGGGAGCGGGGAGAGGGCGCACGCGTGCGCGGACTGCGGCAGGACCTTCGTGCGCCGCTCGACGCTCAGCCAGCACGTGAGGGTGCACACGGGCGAGAAGCCGTACCGCTGCCGGGACTGCGGGCAGCCCTTCCGGCAGCGCGCGCACCTGCTCCGCCACCGGCGGCTGCACACCGGGGAGAGGCCGCACGCCTGCGCCGACTGCGGCAAGGCCTTCGCCGTGCCCCAGGAGCTCGCGCAGCACCGGCGGCTGCACACCGGGGAGAAGCCGTACGCCTGCGCGGCCTGCGGCCGGGCCTTCCGGGTGCACCAGCAGCTGGCCCGCCACCAGCGGGTCCACACCGGGGAGAGGCCGTACGCCTGCGCGGCCTGCGGCCGGGCCTTCCGCCAGGGCACGCACCTCGCCCGGCACCGGCGGCTGCACGCCCCCGGCAGGCCGCCCCGCTGCGCGGGCTGCGGCCCCGACCCGCGCGTCCCCCGGGAGAGCCACCCGGGCGCCAGGCCCCACGCGTGCGCCGACTGCGGCAAGGCCTTCCGCGCGCGCCGGCAGCTGGCCGCGCACCGGAGCGTGCACACCGGCGAGAGGCCGCACGCGTGCGCCGACTGCGGCAGGGCCTTCCGCCTGCGCCAGCAGCTGCTGCGCCACCGGGGCGTCCACGCCCGCCAGAGGCCCCACGCGTGCCCGGAGTGCCGGAAGGCCTTCGGCAGCGCCTCGCAGCTCGCCGCCCACCGCAGCGTGCACGGGGGCCGGCGGCCCCACGCCTGCGCCGACTGCGGCAAGGCCTTCCGCCTGCCCTCGCAGCTCGCGCAGCACCGCAGCGTGCACACGGGCGAGAAGCCCCACGCCTGCGCCGACTGCGGCAAGCCCTTCCGCCTGCCCGCGCAGCTCGCGCAGCACCGCAGCGTGCACACGGGCGAGAAGCCGCACCGCTGCGGGGACTGCGGCAAGGCCTTCCGCCTGCACTCGTTCCTCGCCCAGCACCGGAGGGTGCACACCGGGGAGAAGCCGTACCGCTGCGCGCGCTGCGGCCGGGCCTTCCGCCAGCACTCCCACCTCACCCAGCACCACAGGACCCACAGCGCCGCCTAG